In Uranotaenia lowii strain MFRU-FL chromosome 2, ASM2978415v1, whole genome shotgun sequence, one genomic interval encodes:
- the LOC129746873 gene encoding 30 kDa salivary gland allergen Aed a 3-like, with amino-acid sequence MAQRWNFSINICLLLRLVQLSSTLGSAHLMSENPSNMVESECPPDDGMVTSTTLEPASSNQEFENDDNDSNPSTPAFDSETPAIPAEYENENEHSKLNEDATEAKPSEEDLENPAQADHSKKDDRPGGIAPQDTHVTEGKPDGSKSTTEEIGTSSSEKPDLQRTYDSVVKIIYQAGEYHIVKDMVLEAYIRNTIQEHLINPVIRGTAPCPYFSKIKKCFDTVEADVKAVTLESAKQYRACSNSNQKVPCAIRSCEAAAVKYAEITKGIVKCAEDSGTLIKYN; translated from the exons ATGGCTCAACGGTGGAATTTCTCGATCAACATCTGCCTTTTATTAAGACTAGTTCAACTTTCAAGTACTTTAGGGAGTGCACATTTGATGTCTGAAAATCCATCCAACATGGTAGAAAGTGAATGTCCACCAGATGATGGAATGGTTACGAGCACCACGCTAGAGCCAGCAAGTTCAAATCAGGAATTTGAAAACGATGACAATGATTCGAATCCATCGACACCAGCTTTTGATTCGGAAACACCGGCGATTCCTGCTGAATATGAGAACGAAAACGAACACTCGAAATTAAACGAGGATGCTACAGAAGCTAAACCTAGCGAAGAGGATTTGGAGAATCCTGCACAAGCAGATCATTCGAAAAAAGACGATCGACCGGGAGGAATTGCTCCTCAAGATACACATGTTACGGAAGGCAAACCGGACGGAAGTAAAAGCACGACTGAAGAAATCGGAACCAGTTCCTCAGAAAAGCCAGATCTACAGAGAACCTATGATTCGGTAGTCAAAATAATCTACCAAGCTGGAGAGTATCATATTGTGAAGGACATGGTATTGGAGGCCTACATTCGAAACACTATTCAAGAACATCTGATCAACCCGGTGATCCGGGGTACAGCTCCGTGTCCCTATTTTTCCAAG atCAAAAAATGCTTTGACACAGTCGAAGCTGATGTGAAGGCAGTTACTTTGGAAAGCGCGAAACAGTATAGAGCTTGCAGTAATTCGAATCAAAAAGTTCCCTGCGCGATACGAAGCTGTGAAGCTGCTGCAGTCAAATATGCAGAAATAACCAAAGGAATAGTAAAATGTGCGGAAGATAGTGGTACCCTGATAAAATACAACTAA